The genomic segment AACACCTGAACCCCGGGGAGTTCGACCTGGTGCTCGGGCTCAGTGTGCTTCATCATCTGTGTCACCGGTACGGTAAAGACAGAGTTCGCGAATGGACGACCGCCTTGACCGCAAAGGCTGAAATCGCGGTGTTTGAACTTGGCGTCGCGAGTGAGCCGCTCGACTGGGCGAAATCCTTGCCTGAAGACGAGCGATATCTACTCGACGGCGTTCCGTTTGTCCATGAGCTGTCACGTTTTCCGACCCATCTGTCCGAGATTATGCGGCCGCTCTATGTGTGCAGTAGCCGGTATTGGTATTTGGATGGAAAGCTGGGTGCGTTTGCCAAATGGACAACCAGCTCCCATTCCCTCGCCGGAGAGGCTCACGAGGGGACGCGCCGGTACTTCTTTGGCGAAGGGCAACTCGCGAAGGTATTTCGGCTGACTGGACGGCTAGCCAAACCAAATCGCGATGAAATTGAGCAGGAGGCCGAGTTCCTGGATTCCCCTCCGCCCGGGTTTCCACGCGCGCCGTCATTGTTTACCAAAGGCACCACCGACCGTGAGGCCTGGCTCGCCAGAGAGGCCCTGGGCGGCGATCTGTTGATTGATCTGATACGCGGGCAGGTCGCCTACGACAGCAGGGCAATCTTGCTGGACGTGCTGGATCAATTGTGTGCTTTGGAGGAAGTTGGGCTCTATCACAGAGACGTCAGGGTCTGGAACGTCATCGTGGGGCCGGACGGCAGAGCCTCGCTCATTGATTTCGGTGCCATATCCAAGAAACGGGAAGATTGCATTTGGCCAAGCGATGTGATCCTTTCGTTTGTTATTTTCGTCCGAGACGTTTCTGCACGGAGTGTTGATCGTGCTTTTCCACGGCAGCCATTCATCAGCCCATATAACTTGCCAGACCCGTTCAATAGGTGGATTTTGAGCGTGTGGCATCAGCCAGTGGCTGTCTGGAGTTTCAAGCTGCTCAGAGAGAGTCTGCAAAACCTCCCGGATCGTTCTGATCAGCCGGATATCATTGGCGAAGCACAAGCTCTGTGGATACAAGCCATTGAGCGGCATCTTGATGGACTGGGTTCGTACGCCAGCCGTACTCAGATGGTGAGCAGCGACCTAGCCAATCAGCTTTCTCAGGTGCGCACTCAGATCGAAACGCTGCGCCAAGACCTAGCTGCGCAACTGCATGCGCAGCAACATGCGCAGGCGCTTGCCGATGCACGCCTGCAGGAGCTCCAAGCAATCTACTCCAGCCGTTCGTGGCGCATGACGGCGCCACTCCGTCAGGGAGCGGTATTCGCCAGGCGCTGGGTGGGCCGCATCGCCAATGTCGAATGGACCGTAGGCAGACTTCCGCGGCGTTGGGCGGGTTACACTGCAATCCGTCGTATCGGCGGGATAGTGCTTCGGCCCTTCCGAAGAGTTCGGCATCGCGTCAAACGGGTCGCACCGGCTGTCGACACAAGAACCCGCATAGGACAGGCAGTCCCGGGTGCCGCACCTACTCCATCGGAGTCTGAGATCGCACCGGCCATTAACACTATTCGACATCGGATCGTGGAGCAATTGGATAGCTATGTCGCTTGGCAGGAGAGTCATCCCGTCAGTACGCTGGAAAGAAAGCTCTGGGAAGATGGTCTGCGCATCGACGCCACGGTGTATCCGGTGGGCGCGTTGCGAAGACTACCGGAGGCCTATCTGTTTGAGGCTCTCAGCATCCTGTTATTTAAACGCCCCCTCGAAAAGATGCCGATGATCAGTGCTCTTGGGAAGCTCCGTCTCCGGAGGGGGCTGATACTCGTGTTGTGCACCGTTCTACCAGGCCGCCGCGCACGGATTTCCGGGCTGTACAGGCGAGTGATTCGCGATGTCTTGTCGGTGAGCCCGCCCATACTGGCGTTTGCCAGAAGGATCTATTTCCGGGTCCGATGAGCCTCATGCCGATGTTTTCACACTTTTCCGGGCGCATCGTGCAGGTGATTGAAGGGCTGGATCTCCATGACGCCGTGTCCAACCATGTCCTGAGTCTCGACCGGACTCTTCGTGAGGACTACGGGCTCAGGACCGAGATTTTCGCAGGAGGTTCGCATCCAGAGAGAGAGCAATACGTTCGGCATATTGCCTTACTGGAGCTGGACGAGCGGGATATCGTGATTTATCACTACTCCGGCTACGCGGAGCACACGGCGGAGAAGGTCGCGAGCCAGAAGGCGATCAAGATCCTTCACTATCACAACATTACACCGCACGAGTTCTTCCGGCCAGGCAGTCACCTGTACCAACACTGTCGCGAGGGGCGCCGGCAGCTCGTCGACCTTCTTGACCGATTCGATCTCTTTACCGGTGATAGCCAGTACAACATCGATGAACTGATTTCCCTCGGCATCTCGAAGGACAAGACGCAAGTGCTTCGAATTGTTCTCGACACTACCATGGCCGAGCGCCAGGTCTCGCAGCCGGCGCCTCGCAATGTGCTGTTCGTAGGCCGAATTGCGGAGAACAAGAGGCAGGATCGGATCGTGGAGGTCTATTCACGTCTGCTGAAAGCCGGACACCAGCTCGGGAAGCTGGTATTGGTTGGCAGATACGATTCCGGCAGCCCGTTCTACAAGAGATTAATGGAAACTGTTCGAACGTTGGATTTGCAGGATCGTGTCGAGGTCATGGGGAGGATTGGACAGTCCGAGCTTAATGAGCAGTATGCGAATGCGGGGCTGTTTCTTTCGATGAGCGAGCATGAAGGATTCGGCGTTCCGCTGCTCGAGGCGTGCCGCCACGATATCCCTGTCTTGGCGCTCGCCCGCACGGCTGTTCCGGAGACCCTTCAGCACTCACCCGGCCTCTTTGAGACCGACGCGGAGCTTGTACAACTCGTGGCCCGGATCGAGAAGGACCCGTCGTTTCGGGAGGCGCTCCTTGCACACCAACGAGCAGTACTCGCGAGCTATAACAATGAAGTCCACAATCAGCTTGCGAGACTGCTGAATCGTCTGATCCCGCAACCGGACACGTACACGAGCGTCAGTATTGTCATCTGTACCTACAACCGTGGAGATCTGCTCGATCGGGCGCTGGACTATTTGCAGCGTCAGCACGACCCGCGCTGTGAGGTCGTGGTGGTGGACGGCCCCTCGACCGACAACACCGGCGAGGTCATCGACAAATGGCGTCACCGCATCAAGGTCGCCAAGAACTCAGAACGCAACCTGTCGATCTCTCGAAATATTGGGATTCGACTCGCTGCGGGCGATATCGTTGCGTTTATCGATGACGACGCGTTGCCGTTCGGTGACTGGGTCGGAGCTCTGCTTGCTGAATACAACTCCGTGCCCCGCGCCGTTGGTGGTATCGGTGGCGTGACATATCTTGCGGGCTCTCTGGAGTTCCAGGCAGAGGACATAGTCGTTGACTCATACGGCCGAGCCACGCTGAATCCCACTCGTGACGAGACACTGCGATCTGACAGGTTTCGCACGCAGCTTGGGACGAACTCATCGTTCAAGAGGAAAGTCTTGCTAGAAATCGGCGGGTTCGATGAGGAATATGACTATTTCTTGGATGAATCTGATGTATGCATGCGAGTTCTTCGCGCTGGTTACCGGCTGGTTTGTTCGCCTCAACTGTTCATTCGACATGAGTTTGCACAGAGTGACAACCGGATCAATAAGTACCGTTATAACTGGTACTCCATCTGCAAGAACACGGCCTATTTCGCTCTCCGCTTTAACACCGGGAACCCGACCGACATCATTTCTGCAGTTCGAGAGCAAATCGCGCAGGATCGCGTCGCGAAACTCACAGAGGGGCTGAAGAGAGGAGTGGTCGCGCAGGACGACTTTGACGCAATGGGCCGCGACATTTGGCGCGGAGTGGAAGATGGCATTAGGCACGCGGCAGGCCCACGCCATCTGTTGCACGACGCCGATTCGCCAAGCGCTTTTCTGCACTATCATACGGAAGCACGCGTTTTCACACCGCTGCACGTCATGCTGGTCACGAAGGAGTTCCCGCCCTTTACCCCAAGCGGCGGGGTAGGGACGCTGTTTTATCACTTGGCCAGCGAGCTCTTGCTGATGGGGCATCGCGTCAGCGTGATCGCTCAGGGGCCTGAAGAGAGTAGGCATCAACGAGGGCGCTTCACGCTGCATCGGATACCTGCGGTCTCAACGAGCACCTTTGGCAGTGACAGCGCTGTTGTTGAGGGAAGTCTCAATTGGTCGATGCGTGTGGCGGAGATGCTCCTCGAGATACACCGTCGCGATCCCATATCGGTGATCGACACGTGCGTGTGGGACTACGAGATGTACGCGTTTGCGGCCTACCGACCGCGGGTAGACATTCCGTTGGTCGTTCGACTTGTCACGCCGTTTGCGGTGGCCTGTGAGAGCAATGGTTGGAAGTTCACCGAGCGCGAAAAGGACCTTGTGTGTGAGCTGGAGCGTGGGTTGATCGACATGGCGGACTGCGTCATCCCGATCAGCGACTCGATCAAGGAGACGTTCACGAAAGTCTACGGGCTCAACCCTGATAAGCGCTGGCACACGGTACCCGCGGGTCTGGCCTATTGGCCATCGTTCGAAGTCGATAAGGACTATGCCGAGATTGCCCATCTACCAGAACTTGCCGTCGCCAAGGAGAGCGGCAAGTTTATCTTTCTATTTCTGGGGCGCCTTGAGCCTCGCAAAGGGATCGATGTGTTCCTTTCTGCTGTCCAGCATTTCGTGGAACGACATCCGATGCGTGATGACTGTCTCTTTGTCGTGGCCGGTAAGGATTGCATGCGACTGAGCGAGCGGTTGCACGAGTATCTCGACCGAGCGGCGAGAGCGCGCGTGCTGTTCACGGGCGAGCTATCGCTGGGCGATCGTGACAAGGTCTACAGTGCCGCCGATGTGGTGGTGTTTCCCTCGCGGTATGAGTCCTTTGGGCTCGTGCCACTCGAAGCATTTGTGCATGGCAAGCCGGTGATTGGCGCTAATGCGGGCGCCATACCTGAAGTGGTGCAACATGATCGCTCCGGCCTTCTCTTTGAGGACGGAGATCCGGGAGCCTTGGCGGATTGTCTTGAACGCCTATTGGATGATCGAGCGTTGTGCCGCCGTCTCGGGCAAGGCGCGAGGCATCGCATCCGGGAGTTGTCTTCGGCGAAGATGGCGCTGAGAAGCGAAGAGGTTTATCGCCTAGCAAGAGAGCGAACGTTTTATCGACAATATCACAACGTAACAATAAACGAGATAACCAAGGACAGTTCTCCAATATCTATTGATGAGAAATCATTGAGTTGGTTAGATGTTCCTCGCAAGGATTTCATTGATTACGTGATACATCGAGATCCATTACCATTTGACGAGGTTCCGCCTGACGATAATCAGTACATAAAGAAGCCGACATTCATGATAACCCAGATGCACCGTTTGTGGTTGACGGCGCGAATAATTGATAGCCACTTAGAGAAGAGAGAGAATGGTGTCTTTTTAGACGTAGGCGCATTTCCATTTTCGATGGCGATAATTCTCAGAGAGTATCTGAAATATAAGGGAAGAATTACGGCAACGATCAATTTGCCTCTTCGCGAGTCATGGAAAAGTGAATTAGACAGAAGAGCGATCCACGTTCTCTATGCGAACCTTGACCCGTATGTAAGGGCAACCGATGAAGACGAGAACGTCGAGGAAATGGTCAATGGCATTGAATTAGAAAGTGAGTCGGTGGATTTCATCAATTGTTCTCATGTAATTGAACATTTATATCATCCCTTGGAGATGCTGAAGGAGATGTATAGAGTGCTAAAAGTAGGAGGGAAGCTGCTAGTTTCCTCTGACAATGCTCTTATGCTTAACACACTATTACATCTCTGGTCGCTCAGTGACTTTCTGCATGAGCCTGTGGAGGGGACAGCGGCGATGTCGTTCGGCTTTTGGAGAGGACATAACAGATTTTTCACAGAAAAAGATACAGGGACCATGCTCAAAAAGGTTGGGTTCAGGATCATCGAGAATCATTTTTATGAAGTGTTGTACAACTCGTTCTGTGAGGACTACTTTCGCCATCCAATAGTGACAATACCTAGGTGGAGGGCAGATATCCTAACTCGAATTCCGGAACACCGGAACGAACTAATTGTAGTTGCTGCAAAATGAAGGCCGCGATTGGTATGTTAGGACGTCTTATGGCTTCGTCGTTATAAAGAGTCATTAAGCTCTCTCTTTCGGCGCTTTGGGTGGTGGTGCGTCACCCAGTGACGCAGGTCAGTGACTCGGGCAGACCTGGTGGACCACTAAGACGAATGCCGATTGGAAATACACCGCGGCATCATTGGGCGAGGCGATAGGAAAGGCGTGAGTCATGTCTGAATGGCGTAATGACGTATTGAAGACCAGAGTTGACCATGTATTCGAAAAGATTAAGACGATTCCAAGTGATCTCAGATCGGGGCGATGCTTAGACATTGGGTGCGGAATGGGTGGTGGTGTCATTGCCGCATTGAAGCACGGCGCTTCACTGTCCGTAGGTATCGACCGGAATCTGAATGAGTTTCAACATGATATGAATTTTGCGAGGTTTGGAGAGGCCTGTAATTTCTTTCAGGTCAATGCCGACCAAGCAGTGATGATCCAGGCCGACGTCTTTAAGTGTGATGTCTTTCGTGGCTATTTTGACTACTGTATCCTTGTCGACACAATTGAGCATGTCCCAAATCAGCGTGAATTTATTCGCTACGCATACAGATCCCTCAAGCCGGGAGGGGTCCTGCTAGTAGATACGTGTCCTTTGTACTATAGCCCGGTCGGACATCACCTATGGCAATGGTTCCCAAAGGAATCGGATCCGTGGGCGCATTTACGCTCAGACTTCGATGAGCGTTTGAAAGCGAAAGGAGTTGACCAATGGACAATCGAGCGTTATCGGCAACTAAACCGGGTGACATACTCAGAAGTGATAGACATGGTCTCAGAAGCTGGGTTTACTGTTGTGAGGACAAATCAGCAAGCGCCGCGTAGTGAAATGGTGAGTCTTTATGAGAAATATGGCGCTTTGATTGATGTCGAAATCCCTGTTCCGAAGGACTGTCTATTCCAGGACTGGATAGAGGTTGTGGCGAGGAAAGACGGGTGGTTAAAGCGTCTAACAAAAAGGCTCGGCCGTCGGGTGAGGAGGATAGCGGGCCGGTCTTGAAAGGTTAAGGAGGAATCGGGACAAGTGTTATGAACGGGAAGGCGCTCAGTAGAACTGTAATCTCACATGCCCGTAAGGCAGTACGAAGCCGTTACGTGCCTGCTCGGATTAGGGCGCTGTTAGTTTCGTTGGGGAGGTGGGCGCTGGGCATCCGGGTGTTCACCACGCTTGACGAGCTTGACGAGATGTTTCGAGTGCTTGAGCAGGCTGCGGCAGTCTCTGATGATGAGCTCAGGTCGAAATTTAAAATGTTTTGCATGGAAGTCGATACAGACGTTCCCAAGGATCCGTATTCTCGGGAATATCGAGATAGGCAATTTGAGTTATACGCACACATTGCGGGGAAAGCCTATTCTGTCCACAACGAAGTGTGTGCGTTCGACGTCGATAAGGCGGTAATTCGGCCATTCCCTTACTACACAGAAAGCACGGAGACGGTCGGCCATCACTTGATGGCGATAGGGAACATCATTCGTCTCATGAAACTGGAAAGGGGATCAAAGATCGTTGAATTCGGGGCGGGTTGGGGTAATGCAACATTGGCGCTCGCCACGATGGGCTTTGAAGTGACGGCTGTTGATATCGAGAAGCGGTTCTGCGAGCTGGTCAGCAAACGCGCCAAGCAGTCTGGTGTCAATGTGAATGTTGTCAATGCGGACTTTTCATGGATTGAGAAGATGGCGGAGCCGGCAGATGCCATCCTGTTCTTCGAATGCTTCCACCATGCGTCGGACCATCTTGCCCTGTTGGGGGCATTGAGTAAGGCTACAAAAGGAGATGCACGAGTCTATTTCGCGGCCGAACCGATTGTTCCGGATTTTCCGATTCCATGGGGGCTCCGGCTTGACGGCGAGTCTCTTTGGGCGATTAGAAAGAACGGCTGGTTGGAGCTTGGATTCAACGAGAGATATTTCGTGAGGACTCTGGAATCACTTGGGTGGAGCGTGCGGAAGCATGTAGTGGACGGGATTCCCTGGAGTACGGTGTTTGAGGCAAGAAAGAACGTGTCCGAGAGCAAATCAAACACCACTCGCGCCACTGACAAAGAGACCTGTTGTACTCATGGCAGTCCTCTGGCACCTGTTGAGACGCCATATCTTCCTGAGCGGATGGTGAAGGTCAACGGCCGAATTAGCTACGCACATGGCCTCGAGGGAGATTTCTTGGTGTTGAATACAGACACGGGTGTATCAAGGGCGATTTGTGACAAGGGGACGTGGGCCGCTGAAGACGTGGCGCTCTTCAAGCGGTTGATCAAGCCTGGAATGTATGTGGCCGATATTGGCGCTAACTTAGGGCATCACGCCGTAGTCTTCTCGAAACTGGTTGGCCCGGAGGGAAAGGTCGTCGCTTTTGAGCCACAGCGGCTCATGTTTCAATTGTTAGGTGCCAATCTAGCCCTAAATGGGTGCACCAATGTGGATGCTCGTCAGTGTGCTGTGGGTGAGCAGCGGGGCTGGATCAAGCTGTGGCCTGTTGATTATAAGAAGCCTGCCAACTTTGGCGGTCTCGGTGTTGGCCGTCATCAAGGCGAGCTGTCCTTCGACCATGCCGGGGAGGATGTTGAGTGTCTGACCAGCGATGAATTGCTGCTACCTATGAGGCATATTGAGTTCATCAAAATCGATGTTCAATCCTACGAGATATACGTATTACGTGGCGCAGCGGAACTACTTAGAGAATTCAAACCGATACTTTTCCTGGAGGTCTCGCCCCACTGGATGCAGCGCACAGGGTATGATTATCGCGAGATTTATCAATTTCTCTGGGAACGCGGTTATAAGATATACGAGCCTCATAGGTCATTGACGAAACCCGTAGGGATAAGGGAGTGGAGTGGCGATGAGAATGAGGACTGGGATTTGTTGGCTTCGACCACCTCTGTCAGTTAGGGGTTTTTGAATATTGCAAGACAACAGGCTCCAGGTCCTGTGAAGAGAAGGGAAGCGAACGTGGCATGTCAGGGAGAGGTACGATGAAACGAACGGCGCTCATTACCGGCATCACGGGTCAGGACGGGTCGTACCTTGCCGAATTGCTGCTCGGGAAAGGCTACGACGTCGCTGGGATGGTTCGGCGATCCAGTGTTGAAAACTTCGAGCGGATCGATCATATCAAGGACCAGACGCGCCTCATTCAGGGGGATTTGACGGATCAGTCGTCGTTGGATGAGGCGATTGAGGGCATCCAGCCCGATGAGGTCTACAATCTCGCTGCGCAATCATTCGTCCCGACATCCTGGAACCAGCCCACCTTGACCGGTGAAGTGACGGCCATGGGCGCCACGAGGATTCTTGAGGCCGTCCGGAAGCATAAGCCTGATGCGAGGATGTACCAGGCGTCCAGTAGTGAAATGTTTGGAAAGGTCCGCGAAGTTCCTCAAAATGAAAAGACCCCGTTCTATCCCAGAAGTCCTTACGGCGTCTCCAAAGCCTATGCGCACTACATCACGGTCAACTACCGGGAAAGCTATAACCTCTTTGCGGTCTCCGGGATTCTCTTTAACCACGAGTCGCCTCGCCGTGGTCTTGAATTCGTCTCGAGAAAGGTGACCGACGCGGTTGCGCGGATCAAACTGGGCCTCCTGAAAGAGCTGAGGATGGGCAATCTTGACGCCAAGCGGGACTGGGGCTTTGCCGGGGATTATGTGGATGCCATGTGGAGGATGCTCCAGCGGGACACGCCCGAGGATTACGTGATCGCGACCGGGCGGACGCACGCGGTGCGGGATATCCTTCGCGTGGCCTTTGGGGCGGTTGGACTTAACTGGGAGGACCACGTTGTGATCGATCCCGCGCTCATCCGCCCGGCCGAGGTCGATTTGTTGATCGGCGACGCCTCCAAGGCCAAGCAGACGCTCGGTTGGGAACCCACGGTCTCGTTCGAGCAATTAATCGAGATGATGGTGCAGGCCGACCTCAAACGGATCAAGAAGGCTCTGGTGTGAGGGTTCTGATCACTGGCGTCAACGGCTTCGCCGGGAGCCATCTTGCCGAGCATCTGCTGGGAGAGGGATACGACGTTGCCGGGACGGTGCTCCACGCCGGTCACGTCGAGTCCATCGCGGCGCTTCGGGATCACCTGCGTCTCTATGAGGCGGACGTGACCCGGCCCGAGACCCTGGGCGACGCGATCGCCAAGGAGCGGCCCGAGCAGGTCTACCACCTGGCGGGCGTCGCCTTTGTCAAGGACTCCTGGACGGATCCCGAAGGCACGTATCGCACGAATTTTCTCGGCACGTTCCACCTGTACGAGGCTCTCGCGCGATCCGAGATCGAGGCGCGGGTGCTCTTCGCGAGCTCCGCCGAGGTCTACGGGGCCGTTCAGGGCTCGGAGCTGCTGGGAGAAACGTTCCCCCCGCGGCCGATCACGCCTTACGCGGTGAGCAAAGCCGCGGCCGAGCTGTTGGGTGTTCAGTATGGCGCGTCGGGACGGATCAGCGTGTTATGCGCCCGCGCGTTCAATCACATCGGGCCGCGACAGGATCCACGGTTCGTGTGTGCGAATTTTGCCCGCCAGATCGCGGAAATCGAGGCGGGAAGGCAGCCGCCGGTCATCCACGTTGGCAACTTGGACGTGGCGCGCGATTTCACCGACGTGAGGGACATTGCGAGGGCGTACCGGCTCATCATGGAGCACGGCCGGCCGGGCGAGGTCTACAATGTGTGCTCCGGAGAGGCGTGCTCGATCCAGACGATCTTGGACCGGCTTCTCGGGTTCGCGAACATCCCCATTCGGGTGGAGGTGGACCCCTCGCGCGTGCGACCCGTGGATATTCCGGTGTTGCGAGGTGATCCGTCGAAACTCGAGGGGCTGGGCTGGCGCAGGACCATTCCGCTCGACCAATCGCTGAGGGATATCATCGCGGATGCGAGGGCGCGTCTCGCGGGGGCGCGGTGACGGATCGGTCCCCTGTTCCGGCAGAAGAATGAAGATTGCGATCGATGTGCACAAGATTGCGGGGCGGCGCAGCGGGATCGGGCAGTACACGGATCACATCGTTGGCTGCCTGGTCAAGCAGCACCAGGGTCATCGGTACTTTCTGTGCCATTACGGATTGCACCCTTCTGCAGTGGGTCGCTGGATACAGGGTGGGGATGTTGCGGCCTGGGAACATGCGCGTGCGCGTGGGTTCACCGGGGTCGGATTTCCCTTTCGGAAAGTGGCAAGGATGTATTCATCCGCCTGCACGAGGGTTGTGATGCGGCGCACCCCGGTGGACCTGTTTTGGGGACCGAACTACCGCACGTTGGTTGGCCCGGCATTCAAGACCGCCGTGACGATCCACGACATGGCCCATCACCACTATCCGCAGTATTTCCCCCGGTCTGTCCTGTTCTACCTGAAGCATCGGCTGCGAGGGGTGGCCGCTCGCTCTCACCTGATTCTGACCGACTCCGAGCACTCTCGCCGCGATATCGTCAATTATCTGGGTCAGAAACCTGAAAAGGTTGTGGTCGCCTATCCCGGGGTCGACCGGAGTTTCCGCCCTCTATCCGATCCCGAGACACAAGCCGCAGTCAGGACTCGGTATCACCTCCCGGAGCGGTTCCTGCTGTTTCTCGGCACGCTGGAGCCGCGGAAGAACCTCGTGGGGTTGCTCAAGGCGTTCGCGCGAGCGCGCGAGCGGGGCCTCGACGCACCGCTCGTGCTCGCCGGCGATCCCGGCTGGATGTACCGCGACGTGTTTCGGACGATTCGGAGTGAGGGACTTGAGAAAGCTGTGATCACTACTGGCTATGTCCGGGACGAGGACCGCCCGGCGCTGTATTCGATGGCCGAGGTGTTCGTCTACCCCAGTTTCTACGAGGGGTTTGGGCTGCCGGTCCTCGAGGCCATGGCGTGCGGGACCCCGGTCATCACCTCGCGGGTCTCCTCGCTTCCCGAGGTCGGCGGCGAGGCGGTCAGGTACGTCGATCCGATGTCGACCGGCGACATCGCGTCGGCAATTCTGGAATTGTGGCAGAGCGACTCGCTGCGTCAGACGCTCCGTGAACGAGGATTGAAACAGGCCGCAGGGTTCACTTGGGATGCGTGCGCCCGGACGATCCTGAGTGCCTTTGAGGGC from the Nitrospirota bacterium genome contains:
- a CDS encoding GDP-mannose 4,6-dehydratase translates to MRVLITGVNGFAGSHLAEHLLGEGYDVAGTVLHAGHVESIAALRDHLRLYEADVTRPETLGDAIAKERPEQVYHLAGVAFVKDSWTDPEGTYRTNFLGTFHLYEALARSEIEARVLFASSAEVYGAVQGSELLGETFPPRPITPYAVSKAAAELLGVQYGASGRISVLCARAFNHIGPRQDPRFVCANFARQIAEIEAGRQPPVIHVGNLDVARDFTDVRDIARAYRLIMEHGRPGEVYNVCSGEACSIQTILDRLLGFANIPIRVEVDPSRVRPVDIPVLRGDPSKLEGLGWRRTIPLDQSLRDIIADARARLAGAR
- a CDS encoding glycosyltransferase family 1 protein, translating into MKIAIDVHKIAGRRSGIGQYTDHIVGCLVKQHQGHRYFLCHYGLHPSAVGRWIQGGDVAAWEHARARGFTGVGFPFRKVARMYSSACTRVVMRRTPVDLFWGPNYRTLVGPAFKTAVTIHDMAHHHYPQYFPRSVLFYLKHRLRGVAARSHLILTDSEHSRRDIVNYLGQKPEKVVVAYPGVDRSFRPLSDPETQAAVRTRYHLPERFLLFLGTLEPRKNLVGLLKAFARARERGLDAPLVLAGDPGWMYRDVFRTIRSEGLEKAVITTGYVRDEDRPALYSMAEVFVYPSFYEGFGLPVLEAMACGTPVITSRVSSLPEVGGEAVRYVDPMSTGDIASAILELWQSDSLRQTLRERGLKQAAGFTWDACARTILSAFEGVVYGVVR